The Myripristis murdjan chromosome 8, fMyrMur1.1, whole genome shotgun sequence genomic sequence CGCTCCACCTCTGGTACCTGCGCCGACTCATCCAGATCCAATATGTATCGGaggatcatcatcatctctaCATTAGGGTCAGCAGTCTCGAGCAGGCCCTCCTTTAAACCCACAAACACTAGGTTATTTCTTCTGCTCTGGGATTCAAGGAAGGTAACTTTGGTTTTGAGCTGCTGCACTTCTTTAGAAAGCTCCCGGGTCGTTCTGGTGTGCGCGTCTTTGAAATCCTCAAGATTGCTAATTCGTTGTTCCGCGTTTGCCACTCTGTTGATCAAGGCACGCGATtcctttttcaaacttttcaggCTTTCGTTCAGTGCATCAAATTTCTGTTCAAATGATTCTTTAACATCAGCAAACTGCTTCAGAAGTTCTTGCGCCCAGCCTGGAGGGCTCTCACCAGCCATGCTTCCTTCACTTTGGCGTTGctcactttctttctgtttcgCTGCTTGTCTTGTGCGGTGAGGCCACTTCTTTTCATTCATCCGTGCAATTGTTGTTTAATAGATGTTTCTTCTCAGTTTTATAACATAGTTTGCTGGATGGTTTAAGGGTTAAATGCCAACTTTCCAGGTCCGCTCTGTGGACGCCAAGAGTTTCAGCACGCCATCTTGTCACGTGACTGGATGAAccagtttctgtctgtttccgGGTTTGAAACATACAGGGATCTGATGTTTGTTAAAAATCCTCCTGAGTTTCTCTGAAACCCCAGACCCATATTGAATCACAATGTTTTTGcgtttgtcttttattttctcagcatCCTCAGTGTTGGTATTCTTTCTGGAGCGTATTTTGTCAAAAGTCCAACTCGGATAGCCACAAGTTTTCAGGGCTCCCCTTAGGTGTTTGTGTTCTTCAGCTTGGGCCCGAGTAGAGGTTGGAACGTGCTGATAACTCCCAGTTTGTGCTCCTGTGGATGGTGTAAAAATTACCATACATACACTAGAAATCTATCAGTCTGGACTAGATTGTCCCAGAAAAACTAAAGAGTCCTTCAAACACAGTTTCAGATTTGTGAAACCTTTATTCTATTTGTGAAAACTGGATAAAGGGAGATTTCACTGCTTTTGTTTCTCCAtccagatcacatcagatcagaggcctgtatcacgaagctggattaaggcgttagcgagataacttcaggctcaactttggattttctgtatcacaaagctggttcacctctaaTCGGGATAGGAAACCTTTCCTGAACCTGTAAGATTGAAGATAAGATTGAATCCAATATAAAGAAAGATTGGCTCagttaattagctctaaatgtTTTTGGGGGCCAAATTATTCCTGGGTaagagaatgggcctgattgacagctcactgatgcaaatgtgaaaaaggatcatttgtccccttcattcaagagggcgagtaggcctttatatttgtattttgttcctGCTAAATTCTAACGCAGCtcagtatctgattttattcaggctgtcaaCCTGATGCACTGACGTGATTGTTTTGGTGTCAGCTTTATTATTGGCGCCAGCTTGGCGCCAGCTATTATAGCCTTTAtgacaggctataataaaaaggcaaacttaccaaatgcaatgatgttcttgtgtttttgtgtttttacttgctcccaCATCCTTTTAACCCATGAAGTTACACCTGGGGGAATTCAGCTATACCTGTCATACACGTAGCACATCTGTGCAGTACAGTGAGTTCATGGGTTTCAGTGTCAGATGTGGACTACTTGAGCCATTGATGTGTAACttgcgcatttatgcagtcAGCAATACATTaccaagcattctgccttctcttcgcggcagccctgatgtttgatttagtttgtaaatgttgtttttcctcctcatacttttccagtataatacgctGTTCCTTCGCCGTGACATACActgtgcgtttttccttgttgctcatgtttgtggTTAGTGTGCTGCCTCGGaacccgccccttatacgtgtaCGTTCatggctcttgatgaggcaaacctggaattgaatgagcgagttgataaccaacgtcgtgataccggttatccctgatcaccatgatcagCACCATGGTGGGCAGAGCCTTCAGCCGCTCTGCTCCCAAACTCTGGAACTCACTCCCTCCGGACCTCCGTAACATcgactctcttcctctgttcaaATCTAGACTCAAAACTCATCTGTTTAAAACTGCATACTCTGTAATTGCACTATTTCCGTTGTATTTTATATTGtcttttacctgtgtttttgttactgtactaaatagtaaaaaatgatgaagaaaTGGTAACAGGCTGAGGTAAACTTCCAAGCATGGTTTTCcctaatatgtgtgtgtgtgtgtgtgtgtgtgtgtgtgtgtgtgtttcagtgttgcctcagcagctgctggtgagtaaagaagaggttccccctgagcagcaggagtgcagcCCCAgtgtggagcaggaggagccagagcccccccacattaaagaggaacaggaggagctcaATATCACCAAGGATATCCCATTCACTCCTGCCCCTGTGAAGAGTAAAGATGATGAAGAGAGAGTTCAgtcctcacagcttcatcaaagccaaactgaggagaacagagaggcagagcctccGGCCAGCAGCTCCATTGAAACAGAAGCTGATGAAGAGGATTTACAAGCAAGTAGTGATGGCCAGCTGCTCTCTTCACACTCCTCTAAATCTGAGACTGAAGACATGGAAGATGACTTAGAGGAGACTGGAGAGCCTCAGTCAGGTTTAGCCTCAGTGAGTGAAGTCCTTTTCAGCCATGACAGATCTGAGGCTGGAGAGAAGCCATCTTCCTGCTCCATGAAtagagagaaaccattcagctgctcagtctgtgctaAGAGATTTAGACATAAAACTCActtaaacagacacatgaaagtccacaaaaaagagaaacctTTCAGCTGCCCATTCTGCGCTAAGAGATTTACATGGAAAAGTGAATTAAGCACACatatgagagtccacacaggagagaaaccattcagctgctcaATTTGTGGTAACAGTTTTACACTGAAATCTGtcttaaataaacacatgagtatccacacaggagagaaacctttcagctgctcaatTTGCGGTATCAGTTTCAGACAGAAATATAACTTAAGTGCACACATGAGtatacacacaggagagaaacctttcagctgctcagtttgtggtAAAAGTTTTAGAAAGAAATGTTCCTTAAATATACACATGAGTGTCCACTCAAGAGAGAAAACTTAGCTGCTCAATTTGTGGTAAACATGTTTCAGATAAAGGTCACAAAAAAGTGCATATGATTATCCactcaggagagaaaccttttaGCTGCTCAATTTGTAAACAATTTACACAGAAGTGTAGCTTAATCACACAcaagagtccacacaggagaggaaTCTTTTAGCTGCTCAAATTGTGGTAAATGTTTCACtcaaaaaaataacttaaagaaacacatgagagtccacacaggagagaaaccctTTAGCTGTTCAGTCTGTAATCAAAATTGTACATGTAAAAgtcacataaacagacacaggaGAATCCACTCAGGAGAGAaactgtgcagcagcagtgtgtgtgggagaagttTGTGCAGGCATGACCGTGTTAAAAGTCTCAAGTGTGTTGGTGAGAGAAGcagcaggtgaagctgcagatcTGCTGCTTGAACTGAATTGTTCAACAGGACAACAAACTAGAAAACATGATGACTGTCCATCACTCAGGACGAGGAAACTCAAACTCTTCTCAGTCAGTGTTGTTGGAGATGCAGCCACACGtgaacactgctcacacacatcttGTGTTAATGCAGGCTCACTGAAGAGAGAAATTCTTGTTGCTCCTGTTTGCCTCAAATTCAGGTTTATGTTCccttgtcactttgatcatctGATACATGTAAGTTAATGTTCTGGCCAGCAACTCAACATTTGTCATTCTTTATTGGAATTATATTGTTAGACATCAGTGTAGTTTATTATAGTACAcactttgttttctgcattAATAACAAGGAGTTCCTTGTTATTaatgcagaaaacaaagtgTTCAGGAGGTGTCACAATTTCTCCAAATTTCAAAGCAAtatgacagatggacagatggaatGTTGACAGATGGACAAAGGAATGGCAATTTTCACAATATGTGGTATCGTACTTCACATTGtaacatgtttctgtgtggtgAACATCAGTTTGGTTATTGATGAGGTGATGTTGCAGATGTAAGCATGTTGCCTATTTACAAATATATAGTTTGAAGTGCGGAGATTGTTTCTTCCTGTGTCTTGTTGTGGACAGTATTCTC encodes the following:
- the LOC115363634 gene encoding gastrula zinc finger protein XlCGF53.1-like, coding for MCDVQEVTCLIQQQQAAATRDILELFERTLAAHEEQLRQLREENERQRKQLDALLQPQVRLERAVLPQQLLVSKEEVPPEQQECSPSVEQEEPEPPHIKEEQEELNITKDIPFTPAPVKSKDDEERVQSSQLHQSQTEENREAEPPASSSIETEADEEDLQASSDGQLLSSHSSKSETEDMEDDLEETGEPQSGLASVSEVLFSHDRSEAGEKPSSCSMNREKPFSCSVCAKRFRHKTHLNRHMKVHKKEKPFSCPFCAKRFTWKSELSTHMRVHTGEKPFSCSICGNSFTLKSVLNKHMSIHTGEKPFSCSICGISFRQKYNLSAHMSIHTGEKPFSCSVCGKSFRKKCSLNIHMSVHSREKT